A portion of the Cryptomeria japonica chromosome 5, Sugi_1.0, whole genome shotgun sequence genome contains these proteins:
- the LOC131876132 gene encoding toll/interleukin-1 receptor-like protein has translation MAYIFTASEHHFALRNGLEGFRFTAATYSTMANEIQCDIFINHRGPDVKHTIASTIYNTLDAIGLRPFLDVEVLEAGLFIPPVIEKAIISASLHIAIFSPNYAQSSWCLNELSFLLRTGTKIIPIFYHVKPSDLRWIVHGKGAYAYAFSGHEKWGRFTREKIEEWKRALHVVSFISGYEVNDNEAERRLVKSIRNEALQIKGGARVKIAKCLIRSDEYKSPLNQSEKEVLAMAAIKCIGRVEVAVDVCFDKVEESLGDCLNEVEGSLNKVERGLKSAWKWLMD, from the exons ATGGCTTACATTTTCACAGCTAGCGAACATCATTTTGCACTCCGAAATGGTTTGGAGGGATTTAGATTTACAGCTGCAACTTACTCAACTATGGCGAATGAGATTCAATGTGACATATTTATAAATCATCGTGGACCTGATGTGAAACACACAATTGCGAGCACTATTTACAATACTCTGGATGCCATTGGATTGCGCCCTTTTCTTGATGTAGAAGTGCTCGAGGCGGGCCTGTTCATACCACCAGTAATAGAAAAGGCAATAATAAGTGCTTCTCTTCATATTGCCATATTTTCTCCCAATTATGCCCAATCCTCTTGGTGTTTAAACGAGCTGTCATTTTTGCTTAGAACTGGCACCAAAATCATTCCTATATTCTATCATGTTAAGCCTTCTGACCTCAGATGGATTGTTCATGGCAAAGGAGCCTATGCCTATGCATTTTCAGGGCATGAAAAGTGGGGAAGATTTACCAGAGAAAAGATTGAGGAGTGGAAAAGAGCCCTTCATGTCGTTTCATTTATCTCTGGTTATGAAGTTAATGACAACGA GGCTGAGAGGAGGCTTGTGAAGAGCATTCGCAACGAGGCACTGCAGATCAAGGGAGGTGCTCGAGTGAAAATAGCCAAATGTCTGATTAGATCGGATGAGTACAAATCTCCTCTGAATCAGAGTGAGAAAGAAGTTCTGGCAATGGCAGCCATTAAGTGCATAGGTAGGGTTGAAGTGGCTGTGGATGTGTGCTTTGATAAGGTTGAAGAATCCTTAGGGGATTGTTTGAATGAGGTTGAGGGATCTTTAAATAAAGTTGAAAGGGGTTTAAAAAGTGCATGGAAATGGTTAATGGATTAG